One part of the Quercus lobata isolate SW786 chromosome 7, ValleyOak3.0 Primary Assembly, whole genome shotgun sequence genome encodes these proteins:
- the LOC115954159 gene encoding dual specificity phosphatase Cdc25 encodes MARSISYVTGSQLLSIKSRPNIAIIDVRDDERSYDGHIAGSLHFASDTFSDKISNLVQQVKGKDTLVFHCALSQVRGPTCARRLVNYLEEMKEDTGIKNIMVLERGFNGWEASGRPVCRCTDVPCKAESA; translated from the exons ATGGCTCGTAGCATCTCCTATGTGACAGGCTCTCAGCTTCTCTCTATCAAAAGCCGCCCTAATATTGCTATCATCGATGTCAG GGATGATGAGAGGAGTTACGATGGGCATATAGCTGGGTCTCTGCACTTCGCTAGTGACACTTTCAGTGACAAGATCTCCAATCTCGTTCAGCAAGTTAAGGGAAAAGATACCCTTGTTTTCCACTGCGCTCTCAGTCAG GTTCGTGGACCAACTTGTGCACGAAGGCTTGTCAACTATCTTGAGGAGATGAAGGAAGATACAGGAATAAAGAATATTATGGTTCTGGAACGTGGCTTTAATGGCTGGGAAGCTTCTGGTAGACCTGTTTGTCGCTGCACTGATGTTCCCTGCAAGGCCGAGAGTGCATGA